One genomic segment of Paenibacillus xylanexedens includes these proteins:
- the glyA gene encoding serine hydroxymethyltransferase codes for MEQLRKNDPAVLEAMNLELKRQQNNIELIASENIVSEAVIEAMGSVLTNKYAEGYPGKRYYGGCEHVDIVEDIARDRAKELFGAEHVNVQPHSGAQANMAVYLAALKPGDTVLGMNLAHGGHLTHGSPVNASGLLYNFVAYGVQEDTFLIDYDEVRKAAFKHRPRLIVAGASAYPRTIDFEKLASIANDVGALFMVDMAHIAGLVAAGLHPNPVPHAHFVTTTTHKTLRGPRGGMILCRKAWAAAIDKAVFPGSQGGPLMHVIASKAVAFGEALQPSFKTYAENVVKNAQVLAETLIAEGLNIVSGGTDNHLMLIDTRSVNITGKEAEHVLDSIGITVNKNAIPFDPTSPFVTSGIRIGTPAATSRGMNEEAMVAIGKIIAKTLKNPKDTAKLDEARAEVTALTDQFPLYTDLKY; via the coding sequence ATGGAACAATTGCGCAAGAATGACCCGGCAGTACTGGAAGCGATGAATCTTGAACTGAAACGTCAACAGAACAACATCGAACTGATCGCATCCGAGAACATCGTAAGTGAAGCAGTAATCGAAGCAATGGGATCTGTTCTGACCAACAAGTACGCTGAAGGATATCCAGGTAAACGTTACTATGGCGGTTGTGAGCATGTGGACATCGTTGAAGACATCGCGCGTGATCGTGCAAAAGAATTGTTCGGAGCAGAACACGTGAATGTTCAACCTCACTCCGGTGCACAAGCGAACATGGCAGTTTATCTTGCAGCGTTGAAACCTGGTGATACTGTACTTGGTATGAACCTTGCCCATGGTGGACACCTCACACACGGTAGCCCGGTTAACGCATCTGGTTTGCTGTACAACTTTGTAGCATACGGCGTACAGGAAGATACATTCCTGATTGATTATGATGAAGTACGCAAAGCGGCTTTCAAACACCGTCCTCGTCTGATCGTTGCAGGTGCAAGTGCATATCCGCGTACCATTGATTTTGAAAAGCTGGCTTCCATCGCCAATGATGTAGGCGCTTTGTTCATGGTGGACATGGCTCACATCGCAGGACTGGTTGCTGCTGGTTTGCATCCAAACCCGGTTCCACATGCGCATTTCGTTACAACAACTACACACAAAACGCTGCGTGGACCTCGTGGTGGTATGATTCTGTGCCGCAAAGCATGGGCAGCAGCGATTGATAAAGCCGTATTCCCTGGTTCCCAAGGTGGACCTCTGATGCACGTGATCGCTTCCAAAGCGGTAGCATTCGGTGAAGCTTTGCAACCATCTTTCAAAACGTATGCAGAGAATGTCGTGAAAAACGCACAGGTTCTGGCTGAAACACTGATCGCTGAAGGATTGAACATTGTATCCGGTGGTACAGATAACCACTTGATGCTGATCGACACACGCAGTGTGAACATCACAGGTAAGGAAGCTGAGCATGTGCTTGACTCCATCGGTATTACCGTGAACAAAAATGCAATTCCATTCGACCCTACAAGCCCGTTTGTAACGAGTGGTATTCGAATTGGTACACCTGCTGCAACTTCCCGTGGCATGAACGAAGAAGCTATGGTAGCGATCGGTAAGATCATCGCTAAAACGCTGAAAAATCCAAAAGATACGGCGAAGCTGGATGAAGCTCGTGCAGAAGTGACTGCACTGACAGACCAATTCCCGCTCTATACAGATCTTAAATACTAA
- a CDS encoding TIGR01440 family protein, with translation MTIELDSEQPGLQEQTASILHELALAGQLGPGQIVVIGTSTSEVAGARIGTSGAIEVAQQLLAGIREVQEEFGFDTVFQCCEHLNRALVMERSVLTRLGLTEVGAIPVPKAGGSMASAAYRSLTDPCLAEHVQAHAGLDIGETMIGMHLRHVAVPYRTALRYVGDARVTTALTRPKLIGGERAVYRMEEQPDSTLCD, from the coding sequence ATGACTATAGAGTTAGATTCGGAACAACCCGGATTGCAGGAACAGACCGCGTCTATTCTGCATGAACTGGCGCTTGCCGGACAGCTTGGGCCTGGACAGATCGTTGTGATCGGTACAAGCACAAGTGAAGTCGCAGGCGCTCGGATTGGTACGAGTGGTGCCATTGAAGTGGCGCAGCAGCTTCTTGCGGGTATACGCGAGGTGCAGGAGGAATTCGGTTTTGACACGGTATTCCAATGTTGTGAGCATCTGAACCGTGCGCTGGTAATGGAACGTTCTGTGCTTACTCGTCTTGGATTGACCGAGGTTGGTGCTATACCCGTGCCCAAGGCCGGAGGTTCAATGGCATCCGCAGCATATCGTTCGCTGACCGATCCATGTCTGGCTGAACATGTGCAGGCCCATGCGGGACTGGACATTGGGGAGACGATGATTGGGATGCATCTCCGGCATGTAGCCGTACCCTATCGTACAGCGCTCCGCTATGTTGGAGATGCTCGTGTAACCACAGCGTTGACCCGTCCGAAGTTGATTGGCGGCGAACGCGCGGTGTATCGTATGGAAGAACAACCAGATTCGACATTATGTGACTGA
- a CDS encoding low molecular weight protein arginine phosphatase: MKHILFVCTGNTCRSPMAEGLLRKLASERGIQVEVRSAGVAATSGMPISRHAEAVLRDHNVEGPPHSTQLSSNLVGWADLVLTLTRSHKQHVMQVFPDSVHKTYTLKEYVEDDEQVLSDVQELDSLFATLEMKRALGQEILASERERAIEIRQRIPSFDISDPFGGSRDDYNIAAAEIRTALDRLLDKLG, encoded by the coding sequence ATGAAACATATTTTATTCGTATGTACAGGAAATACGTGCCGCAGCCCCATGGCAGAGGGGCTTTTGCGAAAACTGGCATCGGAGCGTGGCATTCAGGTAGAGGTTCGCTCCGCAGGTGTGGCAGCAACGTCGGGTATGCCGATCTCCCGACATGCTGAAGCGGTTTTGAGAGATCATAACGTTGAAGGTCCACCTCATTCCACACAGCTTAGCTCTAACCTGGTAGGTTGGGCCGATCTGGTTCTTACATTAACACGGAGTCATAAGCAGCATGTCATGCAGGTTTTTCCCGATTCAGTCCACAAAACCTATACATTGAAAGAATATGTGGAGGATGATGAACAGGTATTAAGTGATGTTCAGGAGTTGGACAGCCTGTTTGCAACGCTTGAGATGAAACGTGCCCTTGGCCAAGAGATCCTGGCATCGGAGCGTGAGCGAGCCATTGAGATTAGACAACGAATTCCAAGTTTCGACATCTCCGATCCGTTTGGGGGAAGTCGTGATGATTACAATATAGCTGCAGCTGAGATTCGGACGGCATTGGACCGGCTTTTGGATAAGCTGGGATAA
- a CDS encoding manganese efflux pump MntP family protein, which translates to MWDVSAHVGQLVTILIMAVALGLDAFSLGIGIGMKGIRLRDVLRISTVTALFHIIMPLIGMYMGKYVSSLLGDITTYAAGGLLVLLGGHMILNAFREGDTKLVDHRSLLGVVLFSLSVSVDSFSVGVSLGMFSSDLILTVLAFGVCGGVMSVMGLLLGRRVSQNLGDYGEAIGGAILLAFGLLFIF; encoded by the coding sequence ATGTGGGATGTGTCTGCCCATGTAGGGCAGTTGGTAACCATTTTGATCATGGCTGTTGCGCTTGGCCTCGATGCGTTTTCACTCGGGATCGGAATTGGCATGAAGGGCATTCGGCTGCGGGATGTATTGCGAATCAGTACAGTAACGGCGTTATTTCATATCATCATGCCGCTCATCGGCATGTATATGGGCAAATACGTCAGCTCCCTGCTCGGTGACATTACGACGTATGCGGCAGGTGGATTGCTTGTTTTGCTGGGTGGTCATATGATTCTGAATGCATTCCGCGAAGGAGATACCAAGCTGGTGGACCACCGTTCCTTGCTCGGCGTTGTTTTGTTCTCCCTCAGCGTAAGTGTGGATTCATTCTCCGTTGGCGTTTCCTTAGGGATGTTTAGCAGTGATCTGATCTTAACTGTACTTGCTTTCGGTGTTTGTGGCGGGGTGATGTCGGTTATGGGTCTGCTATTAGGCCGTCGGGTGAGCCAGAATCTCGGGGATTACGGCGAAGCCATTGGTGGCGCAATCTTGCTTGCGTTTGGACTTTTGTTTATATTTTAG
- a CDS encoding L-threonylcarbamoyladenylate synthase — protein sequence MKAPGELVTEMWDVRVLVSAENDHGLGNIELLDVKKGSADQQALADLQAAAACIRQGQTVAFPTETVYGLGADARSTAAVEAVFVAKGRPSDNPLIVHIAHRDQLDALVTEVNETAEALMAAFWPGPLTLVLPVRPGAVSPRVTAGLDTVAVRMPDHPVALQLIAAAACPVAAPSANRSGRPSPTLAAHVREDLDGRIGGIVDGGPTGVGVESTVVQVGDDGTVTILRPGGITAEQLSAVAARVATDPALLAEGADGVGSPAPRSPGMKYTHYAPAGALCVVEGPPAAVAVWISAALAEAAQRGERTAVLAFAEHAEQYRADAVFSLGDASELEEAARRLYAALRSCDEQGATYIVAEACSREGLGAAVMNRLLKAAGNQLIQVGNQQPS from the coding sequence ATGAAAGCTCCGGGAGAGCTGGTCACCGAGATGTGGGATGTACGTGTCTTGGTGAGCGCTGAGAACGATCACGGATTGGGTAATATTGAATTATTGGATGTGAAAAAGGGGAGCGCCGATCAACAGGCGCTCGCCGACTTGCAGGCTGCCGCAGCCTGCATTCGTCAAGGTCAGACGGTGGCCTTTCCGACCGAGACGGTCTATGGCTTGGGTGCAGATGCACGTAGCACAGCAGCCGTGGAGGCTGTATTTGTCGCCAAAGGCCGACCTTCCGACAATCCACTGATTGTGCATATCGCGCACCGTGACCAGTTGGATGCGCTGGTCACGGAAGTGAATGAAACGGCGGAAGCGCTGATGGCGGCCTTCTGGCCGGGACCACTGACGCTGGTGCTGCCGGTTAGGCCGGGGGCGGTGTCCCCACGTGTCACCGCCGGTCTGGACACGGTGGCCGTGCGCATGCCGGACCATCCGGTGGCCTTGCAGTTGATCGCGGCGGCGGCATGCCCTGTGGCTGCGCCAAGCGCCAACCGCTCCGGGCGGCCAAGCCCGACACTCGCAGCCCATGTGCGCGAGGATCTGGATGGCCGCATCGGCGGCATTGTGGACGGCGGCCCCACCGGGGTGGGCGTCGAGTCCACGGTTGTGCAGGTCGGTGACGACGGTACCGTCACCATCCTGCGCCCTGGCGGCATTACGGCGGAACAACTGTCCGCCGTTGCCGCCCGTGTCGCCACGGACCCCGCGCTACTCGCGGAGGGGGCCGATGGCGTGGGCAGCCCGGCGCCGCGCTCGCCGGGCATGAAGTACACGCACTACGCACCCGCAGGGGCGCTGTGCGTGGTGGAGGGGCCGCCCGCAGCGGTGGCGGTCTGGATCAGCGCCGCCCTCGCAGAGGCGGCGCAGCGCGGAGAGCGCACCGCTGTGCTGGCGTTCGCCGAGCACGCGGAGCAGTACCGCGCTGATGCCGTGTTCTCGCTGGGTGACGCCAGCGAGCTGGAAGAAGCAGCGCGTCGGCTATATGCCGCGCTGCGCAGCTGCGATGAGCAAGGCGCCACATATATTGTGGCTGAAGCCTGCTCACGCGAAGGGCTGGGAGCAGCCGTCATGAATCGGCTGCTCAAGGCTGCGGGGAACCAACTCATACAAGTTGGCAACCAGCAACCCTCATAA